Part of the Amycolatopsis sp. 195334CR genome is shown below.
ACCGGCGCTCGGCGACACCGCGTCCGTCCCCGGCGCCGCTCCCAGCGGGACCGGCCTCGGCTCGGCACCGGGCGGCACCTCGCCCCAACCGGCCGCGTCCTCCCAGGACAGCGCGACCGCGGCGGGCATGGGCATGATGGGTGGCATGGGCGGCGGAGCCGGTGGCGGCAACGCCGGCGACACCGAGCGCCAGCCCAACCAGTACCGGCATTCCGGCAACCTTTTCGATACGCCGGCGCCTGCGAACCGCATCAGCGGCTCGCTGGACGACGATGATGACGGCCTGATCGGATTCGGCCGGTGAGCAGGAGGACCCGGTGAGCGTCGAAGATCGGCTGCGCGCCGCCAGAACGGCCTTGTCGGCCTTGTCGCGGGAGCGGCAGGAGCAGCGCGCGCTCCGCGAGCAGCGGCTGGTGACCACGCAGGGCAAGTCCGCGGCGGCGCTCGGCGAGCGGATGCACGAGCTCAACGAGACCGTGCGGCAGCAGGTCGAGCTGAAGCGGCGGGAGGACAAGGCCGGCGGCTGGGCCACCTCGTCGACCCTCGCCGATGGCAGCGAGAAGGACGAGAACTACGAGTTCCTGCAGTTCGACGAGCAGCCGAAGGCGCCCGCGCAGACGTGGACGCCTCCGCCCTCAGCGCCCCCTCCACCGCCGCCTGCTCCGGCGCCTCCCGCCGCCCCCGCGCCCCGGCGACGCGCGGCCGCCGCGGATGAGGAGGAGGACTTCGCCGAGCACAAGTGGTGGGCGGGTTGAGCGGTGCGCCGGAGCGGCCGCTGATCGAATACCTGCTGGACCGGGCGGAGTCGACCGAGATCGCGTTCACCTACCTCGACTGCACGGGCGGGCGTGACGCGGAGCCGCGCGACCTGACCTGGGCGGAGCTGGTGCGGCAGGTGCGGGCGGTCGCGACGCGGCTGCGGCGGGTCGCGGCGCCGGGTGATCGGGTCGCACTGGTCATGCCGCAGGATCTGACCTACGTGGTCGGTTTCCTGGGCGCGCTGTACGCCGGAGTGGTCGCCGTGCCGCTGTTCGCGCCGGAGGTCCGCTCGCACCGGCGGCGCCTGGTCAGCGCCCTGAACGACTGCGAAGCGCGGGTCTGGCTGACCTCCAGCTCAGCGGTAGACAAGCTCACCGACTTCACCACCTCCGCCCCCGTCACCCCTCCCCACCAGCTCCTCTGCGTCGAAGACCTGCTTTTGCCCGCAGAAGCCGATGACCTGCTTTTGCCCGCAGAAGACGGTGAGCGGGTGGCGTATCTGCAGTACACGTCGGGGTCGACGCGGGAGCCGGCCGGGGCGGTGATCACGCACCGAGCGTTGACCGCCAGCGTCTGGCAGGTGGCCGGCGCCTACCAGGTCGACCAGCACACCACCTGCGTCGGCTGGATCCCGTTCTTCCACGACATGGGGCTCATCCAGCTGATGTGCGTCCCGGTGTTCGCCGGCGCCCGGTCGGTGTTCATGCAGCCTCTGGAGTTCATCCGCCGCCCGGTCCGCTGGTTGCGCCAGCTGTCCGACTACCCGGCGGTCTTCACCGCCGCCCCCAACTTCGCCTTCGACTACGCCGTCACGTCGGTACCTGCTTTAGCCCGCAGAAGCCTGGACCTGGGGGATGTGCGGGTGGTGCTCAACGGGAGCGAGCCGGTGCGGCCGGCGACGGTGCGGGCGTTCGCCGAGGCGTTCGCGCCGCAGGGCTTCCGCCCCGAGGCGCACCGGCCGTCCTACGGGCTCGCCGAGGCGACGGTCTACGTCTCCAGCGCGGGTGACGAAGGTCCCACCATCACCACCTTCGACCGGGACGCGCTCGCGACCGGATCGGCGGTCGCCGCGGAGACCGGCACCGAGCTGGTCTCGGTCGGGCGTCCGTTCGGCCAGGAGGTGCGGATCGTGGACAACGGTGAGACCTGTCCGGACGGCCAGGTCGGCGAGATCCAGGTGCGCGGCCCGCACCTCGCCAGCGGTTACTGGCGGCAACCGGAACGCACCGCGGAGACCTTCATCGACGGCTGGCTGCGCACCGGCGACCTGGGCGTCGTCCACGACGGGCAGCTCTACATCACCGGCCGGATCAAGGACCTGATCATCGTCGACGGCCGGAACCTCTACCCGCAGGACATCGAGGAGACCGCCGCCGACGCGCACCCGGGGATCCGGCGCGATCGCGTGGCCGCCTTCGGGATCGCCGACGACCGGGGCGAGGGCGTGGTCGTGCTGGCCGAGCCGGTCCGCGACCAGGCGGTGGACTTCGCCGAGGTCGGCAAGGCCGTGCGCGCCGCGGTGTCCGCCCAGCACGAGATCGCCCTCCGCGACTTCCTGCTTTTGCCCGCAGAAGACGGTGGGGTGCCGCGGACGTCCAGTGGGAAGGTGGCGCGTTCGGCCGCGAAAGCGCGGTATGAGGCACGATGAGCTGGTGAACACCGAAGACGCCAGCCAGTACCACGCCCAGGTCAAGCAGCTGGTCTGCGATTCGTTCCACCTGTCCCCGGACGCGCTCGACGTGACCACGTCGTTCGACGAGCTCGGCCTCGACTCGAAGCAGCGCGTTCAGCTGCTCGCCACCATCGAGGTCTTCTTCGAAGTGACCATCGACCTCGACGAACGCGACCGCCTGACCGACATCGCCGGCACCGCCGAGGTGCTCGCGGACGCGCTCCGTGCCAAGTCCGGCGCGGCCGGTTCCGGCCAGTGACGCGTTCGGGTATGCAAACAGGCGAATCCTGTGCGTCCGGTCAGCCGCATGAGTACATTCTGTGTGCATCTGCGACGGCACCATTCGCCGTTCGGGTGCGTCAGAGTTCCTGACTTGAACTAGGAGACCTCGGACCAAGGGGGAGCTGACCGGTGGGTGGGCACAAGGTCGATGCCGACGCGATGGCGTCCGCCTCGAAGAAGATGACCGAGTTCGCGGAGGACGTGACCGACGGCACCAAGGAACTGGAGAAGTCCAAGATCACCGCGAAGGAGTTCGGCGAGGCGCACGCCACGCACGCGGAGACCTACACGACTTCCGTCGCCACGCTGTCCGCCGCGGTGAAGGGGTACACCACGGCGCTGACCGGCTTCGCCGCGAACATCGCCGCCGGTGGCGCGTCCTACACCGCCAACGACCAGTCCCAGTCGTCCGCCATGAACAACGCCGGGAGCAACTGATGGCCAAGACGTGGGAAGAAGTCAAGGCCGTACTCGACGATCCGGCCGTCTCGCCGGACAAGAAGCAGGCCCTGCTGCAGTCCTGGTCGAGCAGCAGCGCCGAAGCGTGGGACGCCGACGACGCCAAGCGCGCCGAGATCTCCAAGTACCAAGAGGCGTACAACGGCTACCCGATCGGGCTCGGGAGCGAGAAGTTCACCGACGAGCTGTACGACGACGCCAAAAAAGAAGGCTCGGAGAACACCTACAACGAGCGCGAGCACCAAAAGGACGTCGACGCCGGCAGAACAGCGCTGGACAGTTCGCGACCGCCCGCCCCCGGCGGCGGTGGCACGAAGATGTCCGACGAACTGCTCAAGCACGGTGAACCCAGCCTGCAGGTGTTCAAGGACTTCGGCCCGCTGCTCGGCAAGCTCCCGGCGGACTGCCGCGGCCGCACGCGCGCGCTCGACTACAACACCGACATCAAGAAGCGGTACGAGGAGCAGAAGGGCATCAACTTCGCGGAGTTCCTGACCGACTCCTCGGACTTCTCCATCGCCGCCGGCCAGGTCCGCCAGGCGCTCAAGGACACGCGCGGCCAGCTCGACGGCCTGTCCGACAGCTGGACCGGGCCCGCCGCCGACAAGGCGAACGAGCACTACAACGAGAAGATCAACACCCCCGGGGACGAGCTGGTCGGCTTCCTCGAGGGCGCCTCGTCCGCCACCTCGACCGCGGTGGACGCGGTCTACCAGCTGGTCAAGGGCAAGGTCGACGCGGTCATCGAGATGCACACCACGATGGTGGGCAAGGCCGACGTCGACATGGCCACCACCGTGATCAACATTGCGAACGACTCCGCGGCCGGCAAGGACGAGATGGAGAAGGTCGCCGGCTGGATGGACGTCAACTTCGGCACGAACATGCGTGAGAAGTTGAACGACGACGGCTGCTGCGATGACGACGACATCAAAAAAGAGGGCATCCGCCTCGCCAAGCAGTGGATCCAGAACCAGTTCAACGTCGAGATGTGGGACGGTCTCTGGACCAGCTTCGACACGCTGTGCAAGGACACGAAGGAATTCGTGGACGAGGCCTACACCCAGCTGACCGACGTGATGGGCAAGGCGGAGAACGGCTTCGCCAACGCCGCGGCGGAGAACCCGCCGCCGCCGAAGGAGAAGGAAAAGGGCGGCGGTGGCGACACCGGCGGTGGTGGCGGTGGCACCGGCGGTGGCGGCTCCGGTTCTGGTGGCGGGGGCACCGGTTCCGGCGGTGGCGGCACCGGTGGCGGTGGCACGCCCGGCGCGACCGAGCCGCCGTCGGCCGAGGACGACAAGGGCACCAACCCGATCACCGGCAAGCCGCTCGAGGTCGACCCGGAGACGGGCAAGCCGTACCCGATCGACCCGGAGACCGGCGAGGCCATCAAGGACGCCGGTGACGACGACGACACGATGACCGTCAAGCAGGGCGACAACGAGATCACGATGTCCGAGCCGGGCAAGGACGGCAAGATGGACATCTCGCTCGACGACGGCACCCCGCCGCCGAAGGAGTACAAGCTCGACTTCGGCAACGGCGAACTCGGCCCGGACGGCAAGCCCGTCGAAGGCGCCGAGGGCGCGGCGGGTGCCGAGGGCGAGGAGAAGGTCTACAAGCCCGGTCCCGACGGCAAGATCGTCATCGAGGAAAACGGCGTCAAGATCACCGCGGAGCAGCCGCAGGGGCCGAAGGGCCCGACCGTGGTCACGGTCGACGACGGCAAGGGCGAGCCGGTCACCTACACGCTCGGTGCGGACAACAAGGGTGAGAAGGACGCGCTGAACGGCCTCGACGACTCCGACCCGACGGGCGGTGCGGGCAAGCCCGACGCCGTGGGCGCGGGCGGCGGCGGTGCCTCCGGCGAAGGTGCTCCCGGTGAGGGCTCGGGCTTCAGCTCGCCCGGTGGCCTCGACCTGCCCGAGGACGGCGAGGTCGAGACCAAGCCGGCCGCCGACGGTGGTGCCGGTGGCTCGGGCGGCGGCGGTGCCGGCGGCGACAGCGGTGGTTCCGCGGGTGGTGCCGGTGGCAGTGGCGGCAGCGCGGGCGGGGTGTCCGGCAGTGCCAGCGGCGACCTCGGCAACACGGGTTCGCTGTCCGCTGGTGCGCAGGTCGGCGCGGCTTCGCCGGAACCGGCCGCGGCCGGTCTCGGTTCGGCGCCGGGTGGCGCCGGGGTCGGCGCGGCGCCGGCTGCCGCGGGTGCCGGGGCGGGCGCCGGTGCCATGGGTGGCGGCATGGGCATGATGGGCGGCATGGGGGCCATGGGCGGTGGCGCCGGTGGTGGCCAGAGCGGCGACCAGGAGCGCAATTCCAGCCAGTACAAGGTCGCGGGCAACATTTTCGAGACCAGTGGTGCCGGTGGCCGGATCAGTGGTTCCCTGGACGAGGAAGGCGACCGCTCCATCCGGTACGACCGGTGAGCGCGCGTGAGGAGTGCTGATGAGCATCACTGACGAAGTGGCGCGGATGCGGGAGCGGCTCGAGGGCCTCGTCCGGGAGCAGGCCGATCGCCGCGCGCTGCGTGACCGCCAGGCGGAGGAAGCCAAGGCGAAGGCCCAGGACTACATGTCCAAGCAGATCCAGGCGGCCGAGCGGTACGTCGACCACCGGCGTGAGCTGGGGCGGCGGGAAAAGGAAGCCGGCGGCTGGGCGACGGAGAAGACGCTCGCCGACAAGAGCAACGTCATGGGGTTCGGCGTCGAGGACGACGAGGAGGGGCCTGGGTTCACCGGGCATCCCGTCAACACGGCGCCGCCGATGACCAGGGCGGAACCGCAGCAGGCCGGAGGGTGGCAGGCGCCGCCGCCCGCGGCGCCCGCGCCGGAACCGGTCGCGGTGGCCGAACCGGCTCCGGCCCCGCGCCGGGCGGGCAGGCACGCCCGCCGGGAAGAGTCCTTCGACGACGACGACTTCTCGAACAACAGCTGGATGAAGTAGCCCGGAAACCTGCTTTTGCCCGCAGAAGACGCTCGACCCCGTGGGGGCCGGGCGTCTTCCGCGTTGGCGGGTCAGCTCAGGCGTCGGTGAGTTCGAGCGAGTCGTCCACCGCGATCGTGGCGTTCTTCACATCCGCCTCGAGCAGCGGCCGGTACTTGTCGGTGCCGGTGAGGTGGGTCAGGAAGAAGGCCGCGAGCAGGGCGCGGACCAGGCGCTGCGTGCCGCGGTGGGGCTTGCCGTGCAGCAGCAGGCCGCTCCAGTGCCTGCCCTCGGTGATGCCGAGGTGTGACGACTTGCCGAGGTAGCGCAGCTGGGCCGGGCCCTGCCAGGCCTTGGCGATGGCTTCGGCGTGCCCGACCGGCGGGGCGACCAGGTCGCCGTCGGCGGCGAGGTGCAGCGACGGCACGGTGAGGCGGCGCGCCGCCTCGGAAGCCGGCGGAATCGTCTGGGCCGCGTTCACCGTGGCGACCGCCTTGACGTCGGCTTCTGCGGCCGAAAGCACGGCGGCGCCACCGCCGGTGGAGTGCCCGGCGAGGCCGAGCTTGGCCGGGTCGACGCTGATGCCGTCGGGGCCGAGGCGGACCTTCGTGACCAGCTCGAGCGTGGTGCGGAGGTCGGTGGCGAACAGCCGGTGCGAGGGCAGCGGCCCGCGCTGGGTGGCGGGCGCCGCGGCGACGATGCCCCAGCTCGCGAGGTGGCGGAGCAGTTCGCGGTAGCGGGTGGGCGGCTGGAGCCAGCCGTGCCCGAAGGCGATCGCGGGCAGACCGAGCCCGGCTCGCGGGGTGAAGACCACGCCGGGCACGCCGACCAGGCCCAGATTGCCCCGGAGCACTTCGTGCGGGCCTGGGTGGGACAGCTCTTCGAGCAGGTGCTTGGGCTTGGGCGCCATGCCGGGAGCCTACTGCCAGCGCCCCTCCCCAGCCCGGCGACACCAACCTGCTTCTGCGGGCAAAAGCAGGTGACCTGCTTTTGCCCGCAGAAGCAGGTCGACGGGGGTTGGGGATGTGCCGGGCGAGGGGGCCGATGGTGCCTCGTTACCCTGGTGGGCGTGTGCGGAATCGTGGGATATGTCGGTCATCGGCAGGCGCTGGACGTAGTGCTCGGCGGGCTCCGGAGGATGGAGTACCGGGGATACGACTCGGCGGGCGTCGCCGTGCTCGACGGCGAGGGCGCGCTGAACGTCGAGCGCAAGGCCGGCCGCCTGGCGAACCTGGAGGCCCAGCTCGACCTGACCGGGCGCAAGGAGTTCGCGGGCACCGCCGGCATGGGCCACACCCGCTGGGCGACGCACGGCCCGCCGGTCGACCGCAACTCCCACCCCCACCGCGACGTCAGCGGCCGCGTCGCGGTCGTGCACAACGGCATCATCGAGAACTTCGCCACCCTGCGCGCCGAGCTCGAGACCGAGGGCGTCGAGCTGAGCAGCGACACCGACACCGAGTCCGCGGCGCACCTGATCTCCCGCGCCTACGCCGACGGCGACACCGCGGGTGACTTCGCGGCCAGCGTCCGCTCGGTCTGCCGCCGCCTCGAAGGTGCCTTCACCCTGGTGGTCACCCACGCCGACCAGCCGGACACGATCGTCGCCGCGCGCCGGTCCTCGCCGCTGGTCGTCGGTGTCGGCGAAGGTGAGACCTTCGTCGCTTCCGACGTCGCCGCGTTCATCGAGCACACCCGCGAGGCCGTGGAGCTGGGCCAGGACCAGGTCGTGGTGATCACCCGCGAGGGTTACGAGGTCAGCGACTTCGCCGGCGAGCCCGCCCAGGCCAAGCCGTTCACCGTGGACTGGGACCTCTCGGCCGCGGAAAAGGGCGGCCACGAGTACTTCATGCTCAAGGAGATCGACGAGCAGCCCGAGGCACTGGCGAACACGCTGCGCGGGCACTTCGACAACGGCCGCATCATCCTCGACGAACAGCGCCTGTCCGATCAGGACCTCCGCGACGTCGACAAGGTCTTCGTGATCGCCTGCGGCTCGGCCTACCACTCCGGCCTGGTCGCCAAGTACGCCATCGAGCACTGGACGCGCCTGCCGGTCGAGGTCGAGCTGGCCAGCGAGTTCCGCTACCGCGACCCGGTGCTGGACCGGGACACCCTGGTCGTCGCGGTCTCCCAGTCCGGTGAGACGGCCGACACGCTCGAAGCCGTCCGTCACGCGCGTGAGCAGAAGGCCAGGGTGCTGGCGGTCTGCAACACCAACGGCGCGCAGATCCCGCGTGAGTCCGACGCGGTGCTCTACACGCACGCCGGTCCGGAGATCGGCGTCGCCTCGACCAAGGCCTTCCTCGCGCAGATCGCCGCGAACTACCTGGTCGGCCTGGCGCTGGCGCAGGCGCGCGGCACCAAGTACCCGGACGAGGTCGCCCGCGAGTTCGCCGAGCTGGAGGCGATGCCCGCCGCGGTGCAGAAGGTCCTGTCCACTGTGGACCAGGTGAAGGCGCTGGGCAGGCAGATCGCCGACTCGAAGGCGGTGCTGTTCCTGGGCAGGCACGTCGGCTTCCCGGTGGCGCTGGAGGGCGCGCTCAAGCTGAAGGAACTGGCGTACATGCACGCCGAGGGCTTCGCGGCGGGTGAGCTCAAGCACGGTCCGATCGCGCTGATCGAGGACGGGCTGCCGGTGGTCGTGGTGATGCCGTCCCCGAAGGGGCGCGCGGTGCTGCACGCCAAGCTGGTCTCGAACATCAGCGAGATCCAGGCGCGGGGCGCGCGGACGATCGTGATCGCCGAAGAGGGTGACGAGACGGTGCGCCCGTTCGCCGACGAGCTGGTGGAAATCCCGGCGGTGCCGACGCTGCTGCAGCCGCTGGTGTCGACCGTGCCGCTGCAGGTGCTGGCGGCGGAGATCGCGCGCAGCCGCGGGTACGACGTGGACAAGCCGCGTAACCTGGCGAAGTCCGTCACCGTGGAGTAGGGCGGGGAGGCCACCGCGTGCTGGGAATCTGGACCACCGACCGGATTCGGGCGGCCGAGGAGAAGCTGCTGGCCGTCACGCCCGAAGGCGCGCTGATGCACAAGGCCGCCTTCGGTGTCGCGGTGCACGCCGCGGAGATGCTCGCCGAGCACACCGGACGGGTGGCCGGAACGCGGGTGGTCCTGCTGGTCGGCGCCGGAAACAACGGCGGCGATGCGCTTTGGGCCGGCGCCTTCCTGCGCAAGCGCGGTGTCGCGGTGACCGCGATTCTGCTGAACCCGGAACGCGCCCACACGGCAGGCCTCGCCGCCCTGCGCCGCGCCCGCGGGCGGCTTCTGCGGGCAGAAGCAGGTGGGCCCGCGATCGAGCGGGCGGACCTGGTGATCGACGGGATCGTGGGGTTGTCCGCGCGGGGCCCGCTGCGTCCGGACGCGGCGAAGCTGGTGGACCAGGTGAGCGCGCCGGTGTTGGCGGTCGACCTGCCCAGCGGCGTCGACCCGGACACCGGCGAGGTCAACGGCCCCGCCGTCCGCGCCACGCGCACGGTCACTTTCGGTGCCCGCAAACCGATCCACGTCCTCAACCCCGACTTCTGCGGGCAAACGCAGCTCGTCGACATCGGGCTGGCCGGTGAGCTCGGTGAGCCGGACCTGGTGCAGCTCGGCGTCGCCGATGTCGCGGCGGCCTGGCCGATCCCGGGGCCGAACGATGACAAGTACACCCAGGGCGTGACCGGGGTGGCCGCCGGTTCGGCCACCTACCCCGGCGCGGCGGTGCTGGCCACGGGGTCGGCCGTGCTGGCGACCTCGGGCATGGTCCGTTACGCCGGTTCGGCGGCGGACGTCGTGCGCGCGGACTGGCCGGAGGTGGTCGGCACCGGTTCGGTGACCGACGCCGGGCGCGTGCAGGCGTGGGTGACCGGGCCGGGCATGGGCACCGGGAACGAGGGGCGCGAGACGCTGCGGCACGTCCTCGACCAGGGCGTTCCGGTCTGCGCGGACGCCGACGCGATCACGTTGATCGCGAAGTTCCCGGACGTGCTGGACGCGCGCGACCCGGGCACGCCGCTGGTGCTGACGCCGCACGCCGGGGAGTTCGAGCGACTGACCGGGGCGGCGCCGGGCGCGGACCGACCGGCGGCGGCACGCGCCGCGGCGCGCCGGTTCGACGCGGTTGTCCTGCTCAAGGGGCACAGCACGGTGGTCGCCGCGCCGGACGGCCGGACGCTGGTGAACGTGGCGAGCGGCTCGTGGCTGGCGACGGCCGGCTCGGGGGATGTGCTCTCGGGACTCATCGGCGCGCTGCTCGCGGCCGGCTTGGATCCGTGGCTGGCAGCCGGGGCGGCGGCACACGTGCACGGGCTGGCCGCCCACCTGGCCGCCGATGGCGTGCCGGCCCCCGCCTCGAAGATCCAGGCGGCGATCCCGGCCGCCATCCGCGCGATCCGCGCCTCCATCACCCGCTGACCAGCGGCTTCCCCTCTCTCTGTACCTCAGCGCACCAGCCTGCCCGTTTTGTCCGAACCTGCTTTTGCCCGCAGAAGCAGGTTTGCGACAGCTGGGCGTAGTTATCGCATTTTGTGTTAACAACGGGCCGAAGCTCTGGTAAGAATGGGGCCGTCGCGGCATGCGCGAGACCGCATGCGTCTGACCCAGTCCTTCGGAGGAGCCAATGGCGGCACCGGGTGCTCGACCTGCTTTTGCCCGCAGAAGCCTGTTGCGCGGGGTGGTGGGGGGTGGGGTGGTCGCGGCGCTCGGGGCGTGCGGCGGTCGTGAGGACGCGGTCCGCCTGGCCACCGACGATCGCTGGCGGCAGTTCGCCGGGACCACGCTCAACCTGATCTCCGAGAACACCGCGCCCACCGCGGCCATCGCCGCCAACCTGCGGCCGTTCACCGAGCTCACCGGCATCAACGTCAACATCATCACGCTCGAGCTCTCCGCCATGGTGCAGAAGGTCGCGCTCGACCTCGCCGGCGGCGAGTCCCAGTACCACGTGATCTACGCCGACCCCTACCAAGTCCTCGCTCCCTACTCCAAGGGGCTCGTCGATCTACCTGCTTTAGCGGGCGAAAGCAGCCTGCCGCCGCTCGAGGGTGGGTTCGGGGACTTCATTCCGACGCAGCTCGACGCGGCCGGCCGGTTCGGCGATCGCGACAAGATTTTCGCCCTGCCCTACGACTGCCCCACGATGATCTGGCAGTACCGCGCCGACCTCTTCGAGAAGCACGGCCCCCGCATGGCCCAGGACCTCGGCTTCGACCCGACCCCCGGCCTCGACCGCACCTGGGAGGAGTACTTCCGGATCGCCCGCTGGTTCAACGACCACACCGACGACGTCACCTTCGGGGCGGGCCAGCAGGCCAAGCAGCACGACTCCCTGATGTGCGACTTCTCCAACGTGCTCTGGGCCTACGGCGGCGACTACTTCGACAACGGCAAGGAGATCGGCCTCTACGGCACGGTCGATCCCGGCCCCTGCCGCCTCGGGTCCGAGGCGGCGATCGCCGCGGCCGAGGTGTACCAGCGCCTCCTCCAGGTCGCCGACCCGTCGTCGAAGACCTGGGAC
Proteins encoded:
- the glmS gene encoding glutamine--fructose-6-phosphate transaminase (isomerizing), whose protein sequence is MCGIVGYVGHRQALDVVLGGLRRMEYRGYDSAGVAVLDGEGALNVERKAGRLANLEAQLDLTGRKEFAGTAGMGHTRWATHGPPVDRNSHPHRDVSGRVAVVHNGIIENFATLRAELETEGVELSSDTDTESAAHLISRAYADGDTAGDFAASVRSVCRRLEGAFTLVVTHADQPDTIVAARRSSPLVVGVGEGETFVASDVAAFIEHTREAVELGQDQVVVITREGYEVSDFAGEPAQAKPFTVDWDLSAAEKGGHEYFMLKEIDEQPEALANTLRGHFDNGRIILDEQRLSDQDLRDVDKVFVIACGSAYHSGLVAKYAIEHWTRLPVEVELASEFRYRDPVLDRDTLVVAVSQSGETADTLEAVRHAREQKARVLAVCNTNGAQIPRESDAVLYTHAGPEIGVASTKAFLAQIAANYLVGLALAQARGTKYPDEVAREFAELEAMPAAVQKVLSTVDQVKALGRQIADSKAVLFLGRHVGFPVALEGALKLKELAYMHAEGFAAGELKHGPIALIEDGLPVVVVMPSPKGRAVLHAKLVSNISEIQARGARTIVIAEEGDETVRPFADELVEIPAVPTLLQPLVSTVPLQVLAAEIARSRGYDVDKPRNLAKSVTVE
- a CDS encoding acyl carrier protein; translation: MNTEDASQYHAQVKQLVCDSFHLSPDALDVTTSFDELGLDSKQRVQLLATIEVFFEVTIDLDERDRLTDIAGTAEVLADALRAKSGAAGSGQ
- a CDS encoding fatty acyl-AMP ligase, translated to MGGLSGAPERPLIEYLLDRAESTEIAFTYLDCTGGRDAEPRDLTWAELVRQVRAVATRLRRVAAPGDRVALVMPQDLTYVVGFLGALYAGVVAVPLFAPEVRSHRRRLVSALNDCEARVWLTSSSAVDKLTDFTTSAPVTPPHQLLCVEDLLLPAEADDLLLPAEDGERVAYLQYTSGSTREPAGAVITHRALTASVWQVAGAYQVDQHTTCVGWIPFFHDMGLIQLMCVPVFAGARSVFMQPLEFIRRPVRWLRQLSDYPAVFTAAPNFAFDYAVTSVPALARRSLDLGDVRVVLNGSEPVRPATVRAFAEAFAPQGFRPEAHRPSYGLAEATVYVSSAGDEGPTITTFDRDALATGSAVAAETGTELVSVGRPFGQEVRIVDNGETCPDGQVGEIQVRGPHLASGYWRQPERTAETFIDGWLRTGDLGVVHDGQLYITGRIKDLIIVDGRNLYPQDIEETAADAHPGIRRDRVAAFGIADDRGEGVVVLAEPVRDQAVDFAEVGKAVRAAVSAQHEIALRDFLLLPAEDGGVPRTSSGKVARSAAKARYEAR
- a CDS encoding NAD(P)H-hydrate dehydratase, with the protein product MLGIWTTDRIRAAEEKLLAVTPEGALMHKAAFGVAVHAAEMLAEHTGRVAGTRVVLLVGAGNNGGDALWAGAFLRKRGVAVTAILLNPERAHTAGLAALRRARGRLLRAEAGGPAIERADLVIDGIVGLSARGPLRPDAAKLVDQVSAPVLAVDLPSGVDPDTGEVNGPAVRATRTVTFGARKPIHVLNPDFCGQTQLVDIGLAGELGEPDLVQLGVADVAAAWPIPGPNDDKYTQGVTGVAAGSATYPGAAVLATGSAVLATSGMVRYAGSAADVVRADWPEVVGTGSVTDAGRVQAWVTGPGMGTGNEGRETLRHVLDQGVPVCADADAITLIAKFPDVLDARDPGTPLVLTPHAGEFERLTGAAPGADRPAAARAAARRFDAVVLLKGHSTVVAAPDGRTLVNVASGSWLATAGSGDVLSGLIGALLAAGLDPWLAAGAAAHVHGLAAHLAADGVPAPASKIQAAIPAAIRAIRASITR
- a CDS encoding dienelactone hydrolase family protein — translated: MAPKPKHLLEELSHPGPHEVLRGNLGLVGVPGVVFTPRAGLGLPAIAFGHGWLQPPTRYRELLRHLASWGIVAAAPATQRGPLPSHRLFATDLRTTLELVTKVRLGPDGISVDPAKLGLAGHSTGGGAAVLSAAEADVKAVATVNAAQTIPPASEAARRLTVPSLHLAADGDLVAPPVGHAEAIAKAWQGPAQLRYLGKSSHLGITEGRHWSGLLLHGKPHRGTQRLVRALLAAFFLTHLTGTDKYRPLLEADVKNATIAVDDSLELTDA
- a CDS encoding extracellular solute-binding protein; amino-acid sequence: MVGGGVVAALGACGGREDAVRLATDDRWRQFAGTTLNLISENTAPTAAIAANLRPFTELTGINVNIITLELSAMVQKVALDLAGGESQYHVIYADPYQVLAPYSKGLVDLPALAGESSLPPLEGGFGDFIPTQLDAAGRFGDRDKIFALPYDCPTMIWQYRADLFEKHGPRMAQDLGFDPTPGLDRTWEEYFRIARWFNDHTDDVTFGAGQQAKQHDSLMCDFSNVLWAYGGDYFDNGKEIGLYGTVDPGPCRLGSEAAIAAAEVYQRLLQVADPSSKTWDWNGLAPALSSGRVAMCVNWHEYAAANEKAMPGKFGYAPLPRGPARSANHYGGCGIAISGNTLPNQRRAAWLFVNWATSPQTQLANLKSSAGGGTPTRDSVYRLPEVRQAEQRPSPMPNILTAPAVSRAWEPENIGLRPKIPMWNECDTAIYTELSKMLAGDSSPAEAMRAAATRIDRITARGWSS
- a CDS encoding WXG100 family type VII secretion target — its product is MAKTWEEVKAVLDDPAVSPDKKQALLQSWSSSSAEAWDADDAKRAEISKYQEAYNGYPIGLGSEKFTDELYDDAKKEGSENTYNEREHQKDVDAGRTALDSSRPPAPGGGGTKMSDELLKHGEPSLQVFKDFGPLLGKLPADCRGRTRALDYNTDIKKRYEEQKGINFAEFLTDSSDFSIAAGQVRQALKDTRGQLDGLSDSWTGPAADKANEHYNEKINTPGDELVGFLEGASSATSTAVDAVYQLVKGKVDAVIEMHTTMVGKADVDMATTVINIANDSAAGKDEMEKVAGWMDVNFGTNMREKLNDDGCCDDDDIKKEGIRLAKQWIQNQFNVEMWDGLWTSFDTLCKDTKEFVDEAYTQLTDVMGKAENGFANAAAENPPPPKEKEKGGGGDTGGGGGGTGGGGSGSGGGGTGSGGGGTGGGGTPGATEPPSAEDDKGTNPITGKPLEVDPETGKPYPIDPETGEAIKDAGDDDDTMTVKQGDNEITMSEPGKDGKMDISLDDGTPPPKEYKLDFGNGELGPDGKPVEGAEGAAGAEGEEKVYKPGPDGKIVIEENGVKITAEQPQGPKGPTVVTVDDGKGEPVTYTLGADNKGEKDALNGLDDSDPTGGAGKPDAVGAGGGGASGEGAPGEGSGFSSPGGLDLPEDGEVETKPAADGGAGGSGGGGAGGDSGGSAGGAGGSGGSAGGVSGSASGDLGNTGSLSAGAQVGAASPEPAAAGLGSAPGGAGVGAAPAAAGAGAGAGAMGGGMGMMGGMGAMGGGAGGGQSGDQERNSSQYKVAGNIFETSGAGGRISGSLDEEGDRSIRYDR